From Cricetulus griseus strain 17A/GY chromosome 1 unlocalized genomic scaffold, alternate assembly CriGri-PICRH-1.0 chr1_0, whole genome shotgun sequence, a single genomic window includes:
- the Arhgap9 gene encoding rho GTPase-activating protein 9 isoform X3 — MEQTETLIRGSGALQPQEWLDPQGLSSLSRSSAWGDLSDHRAALQSCPALPHLDDPHEEMSGLINMTKIAQGGRKLRKNWGPAWVVLTGNSLVFYRERPPQCAPSQGWAPAGSRPESSVDLRGAALANGRHLSSRRNVLHIRTVPGHEFLLQSDEEPELRAWHRALRAVIDRLDRENPLELRLSGSGPAELAELSAGEDDELESEPVSKPLIRLSSRRVSSRSAEGTEQKNRVRNKLKRLIAKRPTLQSLQERGLFRDQVFGCQLESLCQREGDTVPSFVRLCVEAVDKKGLDVDGIYRVSGNLAVVQKLRFLVDRERAVTSDGRYMFPEQPGQEGKLDLDSAEWDDIHVVTGALKLFFRELPQPLVPTPLLPHFRDALELSEPDQCLSEMKKLVDLLPKPNRDTLQYILEHLCRVIAHSDENRMTAHNLGIVFGPTLFRPEQETSDMTAHVFYPGQLIQLMLNNFDSLFP, encoded by the exons ATGGAACAGACAGAGACTCTGATTAGGGGCAGTGGGGCCCTACAACCTCAGGAATGGCTCGATCCACAG GGTTTATCAAGCCTCAGCCGAAGCTCTGCCTGGGGAGACCTGTCAGACCATCGGGCAGCCCTGCAGTCCTGTCCGGCTCTGCCACACCTGGATGACCCCCAT GAGGAAATGTCAGGCCTGATCAACATGACCAAGATTGCTCAAGGAGGGCGCAAACTCAG gaaGAACTGGGGCCCGGCTTGGGTGGTGTTAACTGGCAACAGCCTTGTGTTCTACCGAGAGCGGCCACCGCAGTGTGCGCCCTCCCAAGGCTGG GCGCCAGCTGGAAGCCGGCCGGAAAGCAGCGTGGACCTGCGTGGGGCTGCCCTGGCCAACGGGCGCCACCTGTCCAGCCGCCGCAACGTCCTACAC ATCCGGACGGTCCCCGGCCATGAGTTCCTGCTGCAGTCGGACGAGGAGCCTGAGCTGCGAGCCTGGCATCGCGCGCTGCGGGCGGTCATCGACCGGCTG GACCGGGAGAACCCCCTGGAGCTGCGTCTGTCCGGCTCGGGACCCGCAGAGCTGGCGGAGCTGAGCGCCGGCGAGGATGACGAACTGGAGTCAGAGCCTGTGTCCAAGCCACTGATCCGGCTCAGCAGCCGCAGAGTCTCCA GTCGGAGTGCAGAGGGCACTGAGCAGAAGAACCGTGTGCGCAACAAGTTAAAGCGGCTGATCGCCAAGAGACCAACCTTGCAGAGCCTTCAGGAGCGGGGCCTGTTCCGAG ACCAGGTGTTTGGTTGCCAGTTGGAGTCGCTGTGCCAAAGGGAAGGGGACACCGTGCCCAGCTTTGTCCGGCTTTGTGTTGAGGCTGTGGATAAAAAAG GTCTAGATGTGGATGGCATTTACCGGGTGAGCGGGAACCTGGCGGTAGTCCAGAAACTTCGTTTCCTAGTAGACAGAG AACGGGCAGTAACCTCCGATGGGAGATACATGTTCCCCGAACAACCTGGACAAG AAGGCAAATTAGATTTAGACAGTGCCGAATGGGATGATATCCATGTGGTCACCGGGGCCTTGAAGCTTTTTTTCCGGGAGCTGCCACAGCCTCTGGTGCCTACTCCATTGCTGCCACATTTTCGTGATGCCCTCG AACTTTCTGAGCCAGATCAGTGTCTCTCTGAAATGAAAAAGTTAGTGGACTTGTTGCCGAAGCCCAACCGTGACACACTGCAGTACATTCTGGAGCATTTATGCAG GGTGATCGCACACTCAGATGAGAACCGAATGACCGCCCACAACCTGGGAATTGTGTTTGGACCAACGCTGTTCCGCCCAGAGCAGGAGACCTCTGACATGACAGCCCACGTGTTCTACCCCGGGCAGCTGATCCAGCTGATGCTTAACAACTTTGACAGCCTCTTCCCCTGA
- the Arhgap9 gene encoding rho GTPase-activating protein 9 isoform X2, whose amino-acid sequence MVSPCPAQNSYPCLRLTLSAPGTSGDLHKVTALTTMLSGRWWPSIWGNLGLSLQNPSQGPQLCALYPFTYIGADGRQVSLAEGDRFLLLRKTNSDWWLVRRLGASPSSRPIFVPAAYMTEESLSCPRPVDASHNASLWSPGTKLVHSSLEEVHLSQEPRVSSEHTMCRSVSMASLKPCFLKPLKKGLRERSPSQEGSVTEASAVMKPGSMEQTETLIRGSGALQPQEWLDPQGLSSLSRSSAWGDLSDHRAALQSCPALPHLDDPHEEMSGLINMTKIAQGGRKLRKNWGPAWVVLTGNSLVFYRERPPQCAPSQGWAPAGSRPESSVDLRGAALANGRHLSSRRNVLHIRTVPGHEFLLQSDEEPELRAWHRALRAVIDRLDRENPLELRLSGSGPAELAELSAGEDDELESEPVSKPLIRLSSRRVSSRSAEGTEQKNRVRNKLKRLIAKRPTLQSLQERGLFRDQVFGCQLESLCQREGDTVPSFVRLCVEAVDKKGLDVDGIYRVSGNLAVVQKLRFLVDRERAVTSDGRYMFPEQPGQEGKLDLDSAEWDDIHVVTGALKLFFRELPQPLVPTPLLPHFRDALELSEPDQCLSEMKKLVDLLPKPNRDTLQYILEHLCRVIAHSDENRMTAHNLGIVFGPTLFRPEQETSDMTAHVFYPGQLIQLMLNNFDSLFP is encoded by the exons ATGGTCTCTCCGTGTCCAGCTCAGAACTCCTACCCGTGCCTGAGACTGACTCTTTCTGCCCCTGGAACTTCAGGTGACCTCCACAAg GTGACAGCGCTGACCACAATGCTCTCGGGCCGGTGGTGGCCAAGTATTTGGGGAAATCTAGGACTGAGTCTACAAAACCCTTCTCAGGGGCCCCAGCTCTGTGCCCTCTACCCCTTCACTTATATTGGGGCAGATGGACGGCAGGTGTCTCTGGCTGAAGGTGACAGGTTCCTACTGCTTCGAAAGACCAACTCAGACTGGTGGTTGGTGAGGCGCCTGGGAGCGTCCCCCAGCTCCCGGCCCATCTTTGTCCCAGCTGCATACATGACAGAGGAATCGCTCTCCTGCCCAAGACCAGTAGACGCTTCCCACAATGCATCCCTCTGGAGTCCTG ggACAAAGCTAGTTCACAGCTCCCTGGAGGAAGTCCACCTGTCTCAGGAACCCCGGGTTTCTTCTGAACACACTATGTGCAGAAGTGTCAGCATGGCCAGTTTGAAGCCCTGCTTCCTGAAACCCCTCAAGAAAGGGCTGAGAGAAAGATCTCCCTCCCAGGAAGGCTCGGTGACAGAGGCCAGTGCTGTCATG AAACCTGGCTCCATGGAACAGACAGAGACTCTGATTAGGGGCAGTGGGGCCCTACAACCTCAGGAATGGCTCGATCCACAG GGTTTATCAAGCCTCAGCCGAAGCTCTGCCTGGGGAGACCTGTCAGACCATCGGGCAGCCCTGCAGTCCTGTCCGGCTCTGCCACACCTGGATGACCCCCAT GAGGAAATGTCAGGCCTGATCAACATGACCAAGATTGCTCAAGGAGGGCGCAAACTCAG gaaGAACTGGGGCCCGGCTTGGGTGGTGTTAACTGGCAACAGCCTTGTGTTCTACCGAGAGCGGCCACCGCAGTGTGCGCCCTCCCAAGGCTGG GCGCCAGCTGGAAGCCGGCCGGAAAGCAGCGTGGACCTGCGTGGGGCTGCCCTGGCCAACGGGCGCCACCTGTCCAGCCGCCGCAACGTCCTACAC ATCCGGACGGTCCCCGGCCATGAGTTCCTGCTGCAGTCGGACGAGGAGCCTGAGCTGCGAGCCTGGCATCGCGCGCTGCGGGCGGTCATCGACCGGCTG GACCGGGAGAACCCCCTGGAGCTGCGTCTGTCCGGCTCGGGACCCGCAGAGCTGGCGGAGCTGAGCGCCGGCGAGGATGACGAACTGGAGTCAGAGCCTGTGTCCAAGCCACTGATCCGGCTCAGCAGCCGCAGAGTCTCCA GTCGGAGTGCAGAGGGCACTGAGCAGAAGAACCGTGTGCGCAACAAGTTAAAGCGGCTGATCGCCAAGAGACCAACCTTGCAGAGCCTTCAGGAGCGGGGCCTGTTCCGAG ACCAGGTGTTTGGTTGCCAGTTGGAGTCGCTGTGCCAAAGGGAAGGGGACACCGTGCCCAGCTTTGTCCGGCTTTGTGTTGAGGCTGTGGATAAAAAAG GTCTAGATGTGGATGGCATTTACCGGGTGAGCGGGAACCTGGCGGTAGTCCAGAAACTTCGTTTCCTAGTAGACAGAG AACGGGCAGTAACCTCCGATGGGAGATACATGTTCCCCGAACAACCTGGACAAG AAGGCAAATTAGATTTAGACAGTGCCGAATGGGATGATATCCATGTGGTCACCGGGGCCTTGAAGCTTTTTTTCCGGGAGCTGCCACAGCCTCTGGTGCCTACTCCATTGCTGCCACATTTTCGTGATGCCCTCG AACTTTCTGAGCCAGATCAGTGTCTCTCTGAAATGAAAAAGTTAGTGGACTTGTTGCCGAAGCCCAACCGTGACACACTGCAGTACATTCTGGAGCATTTATGCAG GGTGATCGCACACTCAGATGAGAACCGAATGACCGCCCACAACCTGGGAATTGTGTTTGGACCAACGCTGTTCCGCCCAGAGCAGGAGACCTCTGACATGACAGCCCACGTGTTCTACCCCGGGCAGCTGATCCAGCTGATGCTTAACAACTTTGACAGCCTCTTCCCCTGA